TGGATTTGGCGCGCGTGACCTTATCCATGGCGGAAGCTCCATCGAGAAGAGCTTGGATATCGATCCCTTGCAGAGCTGCGGCGACAAGGCCGACGGCGCAAAGAACGGAGGTACGTCCTCCCACCCAGTCCCACATCTCGAAGCGCTCGAGCCAGCCTTCGGAAACCGCAACCTTGTCCAGTTTGGAATCGACGCCCGTGATGGCCACGGCGTGCTTAGCGAAGTCGAGTCCCATATCGGAATAAGCCTTCTGGGCTTCTAGCATACCGTTGCGGGTTTCGGCGGTTCCGCCTGATTTGGAAATGACGAGTGAGAGGGTGCTGCCGAGGCGATCGCCGATCGCGTTGAGGGCGAGGTCCATTCCCTCTGGGTCGGTATTGTCGAAGAAGTGGATCGCCGCTTTGTCTTCGCTAGGCACACCCAGGGCGTGTGCGATAAATTGCGGGCCGAGGGCGGAACCTCCGATGCCTATTACCAGCACGTCGGTGAAAGTCCCGTTGGAGCCTTTAACCTCGCCGGAGTGAACTTTAGCCGCGAAGGCTTTGATTTTCTCAACGCTGGAGGAAATGGTGGTTTTCAGCTCTTCGTTAGGAGCGAGGTCTGCGTCGCGCAGCCAGTAGTGGCCGACCATGCGGCCTTCATCCGGGTTAGCGATAGCTCCTTTTTCGAGCTCGTCCATGGCGGCGAATGCTTTGGCGAACGCTCCACGCTGCGAATCTATATATCCTTCGGGCAAACCAAGTCGGCTTAGGTCGAGCGAAAGCTCCACTGCTGGGAAGTTGAAGGTGAGTGCTTTATAGGTGTCCCAAGACATAATGCTTATTTATTTTCTCTTTGGATATGAATGAAACTGATGCTTCAGAAGGGAATGGCCCAGAGCTAGGCCCGGGCTTTATCTCGATATGTTCGCTAGCCTTTGGAAGCCAGCTCAAAGGAGCAAAGTTTCTACAGGTTTTTTCCAAGACGGCGCCCATGGAGGTTGAGGTGGCCAGTTTTGCGAATTTCCTAAGGACGCATCGCGATTTTTGGGGCTCGGTCGTTTCTCTTTAGTGAAGTCGAGGAGTAGGGGCGTTTGCTCGTGGGTCTGTCCCTTGGCCTTGGATTTTGTTGAGGGAAAGTTTGAATTGCCTTCTTGTCTGCAGCCCGTAGCGGATACTGCTGCAAAGAGAACCTTTACATCGAAGGGCTGGATTGCGATCAACTTACTCTTTGGCCCAATACCAGTGACCGTTTCCCCATTTCCTAACCAATGGCATTTAGCTTAGATCGAGTTTTAAAAGCGCTTCTTTTCGGAGCTTCAGGACCCTTGTCTATCAAGGACATCCAAGCTGTGTTTACAAAGTATCATGCTGCCCTCGAGACGCCGGAAGGTGAGGAGGGTGAGGAACCACAGGACTACGAAGAGCCCGAGCAACCTTTTTTGCCCGGAGACGGAATGCCTACCACCGAAGTGCCATCGCTGGTCACTTCGGCCCAGATCCGCGAGTCGATGGATCGAATCGCCGAAAATTTGATCGAAAGCGACGATGTTTGCCGGCTGATCGAACGCCACAGCGGCTTTTTACTGGTGACTTCTCCCACGGTGGGGGAATGGATCAGCCTGCTTCGCGACGAACCACGTCCGATCAAGCTCAACCAGTCGGCACTGGAAACCTTAGCGGTGATCGCCTACCGGCAGCCGGTGGTGCGCGCGGAAATCGAAAAGATCCGCGGCGTCTCCATTGATTCGCCCCTTAGCAAGCTGCTAGAGCGAGAGTTTGTGCAAGTGGTAGGCCGAGCGGATCTTCCAGGTCGACCTATCCAGTACGGTACCACGGAGGCCTTTTTAGAGTTTGTTGGGATTCGTTCTATCGAAGAGCTTCCCGCTTCGGATGTCCTTTCTCCCGGCCAGCTAGACGCGTGGCTGCATGAGGTTTCAAACCAGCAGGAAGTGACAGAGAAAGAAATGGGGCTTCCTGAAAGGGAAAGAGATGACGAGCCTGAGCCTCGCGACGAAGCCGCAGATGAGAGTCAGGCTGCAGAGTCCGAACCCGATTCTGAAGAAAGCGACGAGCCGGAAGCTCCCGCCGACGAAGAAATTGTAGAGGAGGAATCCTCTGAAGATGAAAAGATAGCTGAGTAGTATGGATCTGGATACGCTAAGAAAGAAGATCGACGAAATCGATCAAGAGGTGCTCAAGCTTCTCAACGAGCGAGTTCGCACCGCCGCGCAAATCGGACATGTCAAGCGTCTGGAAGGTTCACCTATCTATGTGGCCAGCCGGGAGGAACAAGTTCTCCGAAAGTTGGGAGCCTTGAACCAAGGTCCTTTGAGCGACGAAGCTATCCGGGCTATCTATCGCGAAATTATGTCGGCCGCGATCGCATTGGAGAAGCCTATGCGGATCGCATACCTCGGACCGGAGGCAACTTATACGCATCAGGCGGCTCTCAAGAAGTTTGGAGCGAGCATCGATTATATCGCGGCCCCTGCCATCCCGGATGTCTTTCATTTGGTGGCGAAAGGCGATGCGGATCATGGCGTTATCCCAATCGAGAATTCTACGGAAGGAGCGGTATCGCACTCCATGGACATGTTCTTCGAGTCAGATTTGAAGATTTGCGCTCAGATTTTCACTCCCATTTCCCACAGTTTGATTTCTCTCTCTCAGCCAAATGAGATCGAGCGAGTTTACTCCAAGGATCAAGCCATTGGTCAGTGCCGCAATTGGTTGCACGCCCATCTTCCGAATGCCTCGATCCACACTTGCGACAGCACGACAAAAGCGGTGCAGATCGCCAAGGACGATCCCAAGGCTGCCGCGATCGCGTCTATTTTGGCATCGGATCTTTACGGAGTACCAGTAGTTGCGGAGGGAATACAAGACCGCCTCGACAACACGACTCGTTTCCTCGTTATCGGCAAGGAGTCCAGTGGGTTTGCCAAGGGAGTAGAGTTTAAGACCAGTTTCCTCATCTCCGTTGACCACAAGGTAGGCGCTTTGGAGAAGGCTCTCGGCGTCTTTTCGTCACGTGGCTTGAATTTGAGCAAAATCGAGTCGCGTCCTAGCGGTAAGACAGCTTGGGAATATTGTTTCTTCTTGGATGTGCTTGGCCATTTCGAGGAAGAAACGGTTGCAGCTGCTGTCGAGGATCTGAAAGCGTTTTGTCCCTTCGTCAAATGGCTAGGCAGCTATCCGAACGCGAAGTAGGGTAGGTCAAACCGCTGCGTTTACATTTTAGGCCGGGATGAGGAATCGTTCCGGCCTCTTTTTTATTACATTGTAGTTCTCGCTGGGATACGCCATTTTGGTTAAATGCAAAATTTGAGGATTGGAGTTGTCGGAGCCGGAACAAACACGCGTTTGCATCACATACCAGGTTTTCAAGCAATCGAGGGAGTCAGTGTAGAAGTCGTGTGCAACCGGAGTGAAGCCTCATCCCGCTCCGCTGCCGACGCTTTTGGCATCTCGCGAATTGCTGAAAAATGGCAGGATGTGGTCTCGGATCCGAATGTGGACGCCATTTGCATTGGGACCTGGCCCTACCTGCATGCGGAGATCAGCATCGCGGCCCTTAAAGCCGGCAAACATGTTTTGACTGAGGCTCGCATGGCTATGAACACGGAGGAAGCGGAAGCCATGGTAGAAGCATCTTTGGACAATCCTCACCTAGTCGCCCAGATCGTGCCTTCGCCGTTCACTCTGAAGTGGGACAAGACTATCAAGCGAATTCTGGAGGAGGGAACACTAGGCGAACTCCGAGAGGTCAGCTTTTCTAAGGCCTTAGGGATGAACGTAAGCTCGGAGACTCCGCTCAACTGGCGTCAAAACAAAGCGCTTAGTGGTAACAATACTTTGATGCTGGGCATCTACTATGAGGTTGTGCAGCGGTGGCTTGGAGTGGAGCCGGAACGATTGCTCGCCAGCGGTAAGGTATTCACCAAGCAACGACAATCCTCTGCGGGGGGAGCTTTGGTCGATGTCGAGATTCCTGAAACGATTGACGTGATCGCGGAGTACGAAAGTGGCATGCGGCTCGTTTGCCGTATGAGTGGCTTGGAATTAGGAGAAGCGACCGATGGTTATGTTATATCTGGCAGCAAAGGGACGCTGCGGCTTGATCTGGCGGCGGGCGTTTTGAAGCTCGCCCTCGCGGGGCAAAAGGAGGTCGTCGTCGAACCAGCCAAGGAAGACGTGTCCGCTTGGAACGTGGAGGCAGATTTCGTTGACAGCATCCTGGATGGAGCCCCGATCGAGTTAACAAATTTCGCGGATGGGCTGGCTTACATGCGCTTCACCGATGCGGCCATCCAGTCCATCGCTGAAGATTCAGCGTGGGTCAGCCTGTAGCCTGTTCGGGCGAGTCGTTTCGAACGTATTATTTATCGCCCTCTCCGGTTAACTCCGGAATGAGGTAAGGATTATCAACGTCCTCGCTAACTCCCATATTGTCGGGGGTTGCATTGAAGTCGAAGCGGATAATATCTACTGTACTGCTGCTGAGTGATGGCTTTTTCAATACGACTGAGAGACGTATCTCCTCGAGTAGCTTTTTTTGGCGACGAGCCGTATTCAAGTCATCGATAGGGCCGTAAAGGTAGGTGAGGAGTTCGTGTTTATAGCGAATATACCAGCCTTCGTCAGAGAGGCCGTATTGGGTCACGTCGATGCCTGGATACGTTTCGTCGAATTTCTGTTTTGAAAATCTGGCACCGTCTGCAATGGCTTCAAGCGGGTAAACGATCACTTTATCGGCTTGAGCCTGCAGTGTGGCGACTGAGAGTGCCAACATCGCTAAGGTAAGGAGTTTTTTCATACGTGATTGGAAAAGTGACCCTACAGGTTCGAAGGAACCGCAACGTCGTCAATGGTACCTTTTTCCCGTTTGCTGCCGGATGAGCCACCGATGTCCTCTGGCATGGCTTGTCCGTCGCCCTCGCTATCCTGCTGGTCGCCTTGCTGGTTTTGATTCCCATTCCGCTTGGAGTTATTTTGGGCTGTTTCGCTAGATTCGGAAGACTCGCCCTCGGATCCCGCTCCTTCGCTCTGAGAAGTACCGTCTGGATCGATTTGGGCCGCTTGGTCTCCAATCGCTTGTTCCGCCGGCGCTTCCGGAAGCTGGTCCGAAATAGATTGGCTACTTGCTTGAGCGGAGGCTGACTGGCTTTGGGCATCTGACATTTGCCCCTGGCTTTGCTGCCCTTGTTGGCCCTGCTGACCTTGCTGGTTCTGTTGTTGCCCTTGTTGGCCCTGCTGCCCCTGTTGTTGAGAGGAATCAGACATTTGCCCTTGGCTCTGACTCTCGCTTTGCGATTGGCTCTGCTGGCTTTGGGGTGGCATGGGGAAGGGGCTTTGCTGGCTGCTGCTTGAGCTAGATCCACTGCTTCCACCCATGATTGGAATGCTGCTGGAGCTGCTTGAACTGCTAGAGCTTTGAGAGGAAGAACCGCTCATTCCCGGTAGATTAAGTCCGTTCAAACCGGGGAGGTTGGTCTGAATGTCGAGCGGGGGAAGCTGGGATTCGTTGACTACATTGATCGAGCCGCCGAGTGGATTATTGTCTGACTGTATGTTGCCACCGCTTGAGCTGGCTCCGTTCACGACAGCGTCGTAGATCGAGGGATCCGGATCGATTTGCCCATGAAGAGTGGAAAGAAACGAGATGCTCAAGCTTGCGCAAAGCAGTCCTAGCCGGCGGCGATTTGGAATGAGTTCTTTCATAATGGGAGCGGAGTTGATTGTTGGTGGCTGCTAATCAGTAATCGTTTTTGATGGTGGCTGCTACGTTGATCGGGTCTTGGGTCATGCCTCCTCGGATTTGCAGCCCGAAGCGGACGTCTTGGTAGTTCTTTTTTCTGCCAATAATGAAGTACTTGCCCGGCAGGAGCGCCACGGTGGTGGACTCGAATTTTTCTGGTTTGCGCATGGTAGGCCCTTGGATACTGACCCAAGTGCTTCCGTCGGAAGTGAGCGTTAGGCTGACGGGTTGGCTTTGCAGTTGCAGAAACTTGCGGAGACGGTCGCCTTCTTCGGTGAGCGGGAGATACTCCGGCTTCGATTTCATGGCTTCGTCGAAAGTGCGGATAGCCATTTGGAATTCGGTGCGCTGGGCTTCCGTTTTGGCGACTTCGAGCAAGGTTTCGTAGCGCAGGATGCTACGAATCATGCGGCCTGTTCTCAGGAGGCCGTCTTTGGCTTCTTTTAGGTCTGGCTCCATGTTGACCAATTCCTGATAGAGGTCGCGGGCACTTTCCCAGTCGTAGACGCGTTCGTAATCGTAGGCTTGGGTGATCCGAGTGACGATGTCGTTTTGACGCTTTTCTGAACGGGCTTGAGAAATGGAGCCCTCGATATCGGTACGTTCAGGGAAGATGGCCAACGCGGCTTGGTAGTTGCGAATCGCATCTTCGAATCTAGAGTCGCTCATCGCGGTTTCGGCTGCGGTGTAGGCAGCTGTGAAGTCTCGCTCAGCGATCTTCCGTTTAAGACGGGTCACTCCCGATTGGGCCTTCGCCGAACCAGAGTCGATGCTAGCCGCGTTTTGGAAGTGGCTGAGGGAGGCTTCGAAATCGCCACTCTGCTCGGCTGAGACAGCGGACTGCAAAGCGGAGAATACTTTGTCAGCTACGCGAGCGCGCTCGAGCTGTTTGATGGCTTCTTCGTTGGTCGGCTCAATTTCGAGCACTTTGGTAAATGCTTGGATAGCTTCCTCGCTTTTGCCCTGAGCGATGAATCGCATGCCTTGGGAGGCGTTGGAGCGAATGAAGTCCGTGATGGATTGCTTGACTTGGTCGAGGTAGTCGTCGGCTTCCTCCATGCGGGTGAGAGCGGGCGAGAAGCTTCCGTCGTCCAAGAAATTCTTACCCTCCGATGCGGCGCCAAAGGCGGCCTCGAAACTATCGGGCGCGAGGTGCTTGCCTATCTCGAGCTCGCTGGAGCGTACGAGGAACTGGTTGTAGAGGTCGCGAGCCTTCTGCTTGTTTTCAACCTCGGTCGTGAAATCCTCTATCAGGGTGTCGACTTGATTGTATTGATTGATGGCTCTGGCGAAGCGGGAATCGTTCATGAGGTCGTCAGCATCTATCTTTTCCTTCTCGATTCTGATCAGCATCTGCCGGAGCACCTCGTTGCCGGTGATTGGCATTTGGCGAGCCGCATCCAACTTGCGATCGACCGCGTCCTTCACGCCTTGGGCTCTCGAAATGCTTTCGAATGCTCTGCGAGGATCGACTTCCACTATTTCGCCATCGGCCGTCATTTGTACCTCTGTCGAGGGCGGCGTGTAGAAAAAGAGGAAGTAGCTTATCAAGCCGATGCCGAGGATGACTAGCGTCGCGATCGCACCACCCAAGTACGCTTTCACGGCTGGTTTAGCGTTAGCGCTTTGGTCCTCTTCTTCCGGGTTCCAGTGGATTACTTTGTGTCGTTTGGGCGTTTGCCGTGATGGATCTTGAAGATCAGCCATAGTTTACTCTCCTTTGGTGAGGTCGCGTCGATCGTGGGGTCTGGTTGTCAGGGCTTTTTGAGAAGCAAATTTAGCGCTCAACCTATGCCAATTGTGGGCACTTGTGAAGCGTGGTTGTGTAAAAATACGAAAACCGTTTCCTTGCGGATTCAATTAAGGGACCGCAGCGGGCTAAATGAGCTCCTTTTATTGGTATAAATTTGTTCAAAGTTTGGCCTGAGTTGCGCTAGAGCGTTACGTGGTTAATGCCTTATCTATTGCAATGTTTGGCGGCTCGCACGAGTGTGCGTGAAACCGAATTCGCATTTCAGGCGTATCCTTTTTTCGTAGCGCCCAATCTCACACCGATTTGCCATGAAGATTTTCTTAAAAGGTACCCCGATCCTCGCTGCCGTCATGCTCTTGTGCTCTTGCAGCACCACGCCAGTAACCGGACGGAAGCAGATGAATCTCACCTCCGAAACGGAGGTCGCCAAAATGTCGATCGCCTCATTTGAGCAAATGAAGGCCGATATGCCGATATCGACTGATCCGGAATACAACGATATGTTGCAGCGGGTTGGTTTCCGGATTTCTCAGCAAGTGTTCTCGGCCATGCCGCTAGCGGAATGGGAGTTCGTCGTCTTCGATCAGCAGGACGTAAACGCTTTTGCCATGCCCGGTGGGAAGGTTGGCGTTTTCGAAGGGCTTTTCAAGATCGTGAAAACCGAAGATGAGCTCGCTTCAGTCGTCGCCCACGAGATCGCTCACGTGACGGCGAGACACACGCACGAGAGAATTTCGCAGGCGATGGTCCTCAACGGAGGGGGCACGCTCGTAAACGTAGCCACCGCCGTAACGGGCGCTGGGCTTCTCGGAGTGGGAAGTGGCAGCTATATAAACATGTCTTCTGTCATCACAGGACTCTACGGAATGAAGGCCGGTCAAAGCGCTGCAAAATGGGACCAAAACAAGGAGGCGGAAGCGGACCACATTGGCATTATTTATATGGCCCGCGCGGGATATGATCCGCATGCGGCGATTACTGTGATGGAACGAATGGTGGAGCTCGACTCCGGCAGAGGTGGAGGCACCTACAATTCGACTCACCCTTCATCGGTCGACCGTTTGAACGCCTTGCATGGCTATTTGTTCGATGCGATGGAAGAGTATGAAAAGTCGAAGGACTTTTACTTCCAGGAGTTTTAATTTATTTTCCTTGTTTCGGGAATGTTAAGCAGGGGTGACGCCTCTGTTAATTCGAACGAGCCGTATCTCGGCGCTCTTGACTGCTGCTTTTCTCTCGGGAGAATTTCAGCTAAGTTAAGGCTTCCGAGCCACTTGCTAATCCAACCTCCGAAACAATGCCACTTAGTGCCACCGATCGCATTCGTCGCGTCCAGCAGTTTATCCCGCCGTCTCCAACTTCTGCTTACAAGGTTCGCATCTCGGGGACCGATTTGGACGTAGCCGGAGCTCAGCGTCTGCGCTACAAGGTTTTTAATGTCGAATTGGGAGAAGGCCTCAAGGAATCCGAGGCTACGGGAAAAGATGAAGACCCCTTTGATGCGGTTTGCGACCATCTCCTGATCGAGCACGTGACAAGTGGTGAGATCATAGGAACCTATCGTTTGCAGACTGGTCGCTCCGCGGGCGATCACATCGGATACTACAGCGAGCAGGAGTTCGATTTCGCCCCTTTTGAGCCGATACGCTCTGAGCTCGTTGAGCTCGGGCGGGCATGTATCGCCAAAGAGCATCGGAACATGGTGGTACTTGGCCTCTTGTGGAAAGGGATCGCTCAGTACGCTAAGATTTTTGGCGCTCGATATCTTGTGGGGTGTAGCTCGATCACATCAACCGATCCAGTCGTGGGGCAGGCCGCTTTTTGCAAACTGTCGCGCTACTTGGCGGAGGCCAAGTTCCTGACTCGCGCAACGCAACGTTACCGCTGCGACGTGGAGCCAGAGAGAGAATACGAGGTAATCGAATTATCTCGAAGCGTGGATATCCCGAGACTCATGCGAGCCTATCTGACCTTGGGCGCCAGAATTTGTGGGGAGCCCGCGTTGGATAGGGATTTTAAAACCATAGATTTCCTGACCTTGATCGACTTGAGATCGATGGGCCCTCGGGCCATGGCGAAGTTTCTTGGCTAAAATACGCTCGGTTTAGGCGTCGGTCAAAGCTTGTCATCGCAGCGTCGCTGGGCTTTGTCAGGGGCGTGAATTCTTTGCTTAAACGCCTTCGTCAGACTAAACGCTTGCTAGCGGTCTTGGGCGTTTTCGCGATCGCTGGAGCGGATTTTCTTTTTCGCGTCCCTCGCAATCCGAGTCGGAAAGATCGAGCCGTTTGGCTGCAGCGTTCTGCTCGCAGACTTTTGCGAGCCTTGAGGTTTGAAGTGCGGCAGATCGGCGAGGCTCCGCCTGGAGGGTTTATCGCACCGAATCACATGAGCTATATGGATATCATTGTTCTGTCTTCAGTGGCTCCGCAGGTCTTTCTTTCCAAGATCGAGGTAGATGATTGGCCGGTCGTGGGCCGATTCACCCGCATGGCTGGAACGCTTTATATCGACCGAAAACGCCGTAGCGATGTGGCTCGCAAGGAAGCGGGCTTTTCCGAGGTGATCGAAGAGGGGATTGGCATGACTTTCTTTTTGGAGGGGACATCTTCGGATGGCCGGGATGTGTTGCCGTTTCGTGCTTCGCTCTTGCAGCCGCTCATTGCGAACA
The sequence above is a segment of the Pelagicoccus albus genome. Coding sequences within it:
- the scpB gene encoding SMC-Scp complex subunit ScpB, producing the protein MAFSLDRVLKALLFGASGPLSIKDIQAVFTKYHAALETPEGEEGEEPQDYEEPEQPFLPGDGMPTTEVPSLVTSAQIRESMDRIAENLIESDDVCRLIERHSGFLLVTSPTVGEWISLLRDEPRPIKLNQSALETLAVIAYRQPVVRAEIEKIRGVSIDSPLSKLLEREFVQVVGRADLPGRPIQYGTTEAFLEFVGIRSIEELPASDVLSPGQLDAWLHEVSNQQEVTEKEMGLPERERDDEPEPRDEAADESQAAESEPDSEESDEPEAPADEEIVEEESSEDEKIAE
- a CDS encoding Gfo/Idh/MocA family protein; translated protein: MQNLRIGVVGAGTNTRLHHIPGFQAIEGVSVEVVCNRSEASSRSAADAFGISRIAEKWQDVVSDPNVDAICIGTWPYLHAEISIAALKAGKHVLTEARMAMNTEEAEAMVEASLDNPHLVAQIVPSPFTLKWDKTIKRILEEGTLGELREVSFSKALGMNVSSETPLNWRQNKALSGNNTLMLGIYYEVVQRWLGVEPERLLASGKVFTKQRQSSAGGALVDVEIPETIDVIAEYESGMRLVCRMSGLELGEATDGYVISGSKGTLRLDLAAGVLKLALAGQKEVVVEPAKEDVSAWNVEADFVDSILDGAPIELTNFADGLAYMRFTDAAIQSIAEDSAWVSL
- a CDS encoding GNAT family N-acetyltransferase; this translates as MPLSATDRIRRVQQFIPPSPTSAYKVRISGTDLDVAGAQRLRYKVFNVELGEGLKESEATGKDEDPFDAVCDHLLIEHVTSGEIIGTYRLQTGRSAGDHIGYYSEQEFDFAPFEPIRSELVELGRACIAKEHRNMVVLGLLWKGIAQYAKIFGARYLVGCSSITSTDPVVGQAAFCKLSRYLAEAKFLTRATQRYRCDVEPEREYEVIELSRSVDIPRLMRAYLTLGARICGEPALDRDFKTIDFLTLIDLRSMGPRAMAKFLG
- a CDS encoding 1-acyl-sn-glycerol-3-phosphate acyltransferase — protein: MNSLLKRLRQTKRLLAVLGVFAIAGADFLFRVPRNPSRKDRAVWLQRSARRLLRALRFEVRQIGEAPPGGFIAPNHMSYMDIIVLSSVAPQVFLSKIEVDDWPVVGRFTRMAGTLYIDRKRRSDVARKEAGFSEVIEEGIGMTFFLEGTSSDGRDVLPFRASLLQPLIANTWPITPTYLKYVCEGGDVSQDVCWWGDMAFAPHLFRLLAVRKTLATIVFGNQRQACGDRKELAIELRTEVQRLAERAESQTAFEI
- the pheA gene encoding prephenate dehydratase, whose protein sequence is MDLDTLRKKIDEIDQEVLKLLNERVRTAAQIGHVKRLEGSPIYVASREEQVLRKLGALNQGPLSDEAIRAIYREIMSAAIALEKPMRIAYLGPEATYTHQAALKKFGASIDYIAAPAIPDVFHLVAKGDADHGVIPIENSTEGAVSHSMDMFFESDLKICAQIFTPISHSLISLSQPNEIERVYSKDQAIGQCRNWLHAHLPNASIHTCDSTTKAVQIAKDDPKAAAIASILASDLYGVPVVAEGIQDRLDNTTRFLVIGKESSGFAKGVEFKTSFLISVDHKVGALEKALGVFSSRGLNLSKIESRPSGKTAWEYCFFLDVLGHFEEETVAAAVEDLKAFCPFVKWLGSYPNAK
- a CDS encoding M48 family metallopeptidase — protein: MKIFLKGTPILAAVMLLCSCSTTPVTGRKQMNLTSETEVAKMSIASFEQMKADMPISTDPEYNDMLQRVGFRISQQVFSAMPLAEWEFVVFDQQDVNAFAMPGGKVGVFEGLFKIVKTEDELASVVAHEIAHVTARHTHERISQAMVLNGGGTLVNVATAVTGAGLLGVGSGSYINMSSVITGLYGMKAGQSAAKWDQNKEAEADHIGIIYMARAGYDPHAAITVMERMVELDSGRGGGTYNSTHPSSVDRLNALHGYLFDAMEEYEKSKDFYFQEF
- a CDS encoding glucose-6-phosphate isomerase → MSWDTYKALTFNFPAVELSLDLSRLGLPEGYIDSQRGAFAKAFAAMDELEKGAIANPDEGRMVGHYWLRDADLAPNEELKTTISSSVEKIKAFAAKVHSGEVKGSNGTFTDVLVIGIGGSALGPQFIAHALGVPSEDKAAIHFFDNTDPEGMDLALNAIGDRLGSTLSLVISKSGGTAETRNGMLEAQKAYSDMGLDFAKHAVAITGVDSKLDKVAVSEGWLERFEMWDWVGGRTSVLCAVGLVAAALQGIDIQALLDGASAMDKVTRAKSIEENPAALLALAWFYATNGKGEKDMVILPYKDRLLLFSRYLQQLIMESLGKEFDLDGNVVNQGIAVYGNKGSTDQHAYVQQLREGVPNFFATFIEVLKDRHGPSIDVEPGITAGDYLQGFLLGTREALGETGRQSITITTPEVSEATVANLIALYERAVGFYATLTNINAYHQPGVEAGKKAAGAAIELAKGIVGALESSKGTAMDAPTIAEKLGKPESTELVYKIALHMAANAKAGISKIDAENWYDAKFLILA